In the genome of Pelobacter seleniigenes DSM 18267, one region contains:
- a CDS encoding SpoVR family protein — translation MQLIDQKTKHIMEGCKERARSAGLRFQDETLEYIVSNRDMIELMQKNMIPTLYDYWVHDVEVLKEKGKYELYPSNPYETVINTRPAISFYNDNNPDWLNVMIFYHVLAHIDFFQNNLYFQHTWDYDLAGKALADKRLITRLRSEHGRWVDYVIEFARGIDNLVAYHSELSRFHKFDNGCSKRVNYYFDVFLQQEKKVSTSEYVKRLNRYNECLKERGELGEDAFFAELLTQHPEFDAAFEKYQSDTSPASLDLLQFLIDHSPVLNRNENKWMKSVLEIVRTTSIYFQPQVRTKIMNEGWASYWHEQLFLQDDRINGHEVDFARVNAAVTAMPKMGLNPYALGLRLFNWIEAQAQRGCYSMDYQRLQGLEERRHFSNNSDQTHGRDFIFKVREDCCDFTFINSFVDQEFIDHNKLFVAGRRLNRGRMVWEYYVRSRKADSYRNMLYDSLYHPPKIEIVSGQGTDGALYLRHRNEGKPLVQEYIANTMLGIEFLWGGPVKLETEDAELDSDQETDEEGRPVNINWSKVLYNMHDRKLTKERL, via the coding sequence ATGCAACTGATTGATCAAAAAACCAAGCACATCATGGAAGGCTGCAAGGAAAGGGCCCGCAGCGCCGGGCTGCGCTTTCAGGACGAAACCCTCGAATATATCGTCAGCAACCGGGATATGATCGAACTGATGCAGAAGAACATGATCCCGACCCTCTACGATTACTGGGTCCATGATGTCGAAGTTCTGAAGGAAAAAGGCAAATACGAACTCTATCCGTCCAACCCTTATGAAACGGTCATCAATACCCGGCCGGCGATTTCATTTTACAACGACAACAATCCCGACTGGCTCAACGTGATGATCTTTTATCATGTCCTGGCCCATATCGATTTTTTCCAGAACAACCTCTACTTCCAGCACACTTGGGACTATGACCTGGCCGGGAAAGCGCTGGCGGATAAACGGCTGATCACCCGACTGCGCTCGGAGCACGGCCGCTGGGTCGATTATGTCATCGAATTTGCCCGCGGCATCGACAACCTGGTCGCCTATCATTCAGAACTCTCCAGGTTTCACAAGTTCGACAATGGCTGCTCAAAAAGGGTCAATTATTATTTCGATGTTTTTCTGCAGCAGGAGAAAAAGGTCAGCACCAGCGAATACGTCAAACGGCTGAACCGCTATAACGAATGCCTCAAAGAGCGGGGCGAACTGGGGGAAGACGCCTTTTTTGCCGAGTTGCTGACCCAACATCCGGAATTCGACGCCGCCTTTGAAAAATACCAGAGCGATACCAGCCCGGCCAGCCTCGATCTGCTGCAGTTTCTCATCGACCACTCCCCGGTGCTCAATCGCAACGAAAACAAATGGATGAAATCGGTGCTGGAAATTGTCCGCACCACCTCGATCTATTTTCAGCCCCAGGTCCGTACCAAAATCATGAACGAAGGCTGGGCCAGCTACTGGCACGAGCAGCTGTTTCTGCAGGACGATAGGATCAACGGCCACGAGGTCGACTTCGCTCGGGTCAATGCCGCGGTCACCGCCATGCCCAAGATGGGGCTTAACCCTTACGCCCTCGGTCTGCGCCTGTTCAACTGGATAGAAGCTCAGGCTCAGCGCGGCTGCTACTCCATGGATTACCAGCGGCTGCAGGGGCTTGAAGAACGTCGGCATTTCAGCAACAACTCGGATCAGACTCATGGCCGGGACTTCATCTTCAAAGTCCGGGAAGATTGCTGCGACTTCACCTTCATCAACAGCTTTGTCGATCAGGAGTTCATCGACCACAACAAACTGTTTGTCGCCGGGCGCCGCCTGAACAGGGGCAGGATGGTCTGGGAATACTATGTCCGCAGCCGTAAAGCGGACAGCTACCGCAACATGCTCTACGACTCCCTCTATCACCCCCCGAAAATAGAGATCGTCAGCGGCCAGGGGACTGACGGCGCGCTCTATCTGCGCCATCGCAACGAAGGCAAGCCGCTGGTGCAGGAATACATCGCCAACACCATGCTCGGCATCGAATTCCTCTGGGGCGGCCCGGTCAAACTCGAAACCGAAGACGCCGAACTCGACAGCGATCAGGAAACGGACGAAGAGGGACGCCCGGTCAATATCAACTGGAGCAAGGTCCTCTACAACATGCACGACCGCAAACTGACCAAAGAAAGGCTTTAA
- a CDS encoding DUF444 family protein, with amino-acid sequence MKKTAPSIEQASDRRPTRSATGVEQQERAFAAQIAPPPPINDLFATDDFSAIQDMSPGKGPVYHSIRSLDDLLERDRIRELDGFPRKIKLGRLVKPVREKGDKVIVVPTTVEEKFLHDNRFLQQSEQGQQGGGHGDGEEGEVIGEQPVHANEEGEGSGAGQGSSSPHEIDASAYDLGRILTEKFQLPNLKEKGKKRSLTRYTYDLTDKNRGFGQILDKKATLRQILETNIGLGNLADIDAIDPSEFLIAPKDKVYRILSREKDLESQAVVFFIRDYSGSMVGNPTELVVTQHILIYSWLLFQYAGQVETRFILHDTEAKEVEDFYTYYNSRVAGGTQVAAGYSLINSIVAEESLSTDYNIYVFHGTDGDDWDREGQQAILELKKMLAYANRVGITVAERAHVAPGTTLMELYLKRSGLLRQATNLLRLDSMKDDAAEERIIEGIRTLVSE; translated from the coding sequence ATGAAAAAAACAGCACCCTCAATAGAACAGGCAAGCGACAGGCGGCCGACCCGGTCAGCGACCGGAGTGGAGCAGCAGGAGCGCGCCTTTGCCGCGCAAATCGCTCCGCCACCGCCCATCAATGATCTTTTTGCAACCGACGACTTCAGCGCCATTCAGGATATGAGCCCGGGCAAAGGGCCGGTTTATCACAGCATTCGCAGCCTGGACGATCTGCTGGAGCGCGACCGGATCCGCGAATTGGACGGCTTCCCCCGCAAAATAAAATTGGGCAGGCTGGTCAAACCGGTGCGCGAGAAGGGCGACAAGGTCATTGTTGTGCCGACCACGGTGGAAGAGAAGTTTCTCCACGACAACCGTTTCCTGCAACAATCCGAACAGGGCCAGCAGGGCGGTGGTCACGGCGATGGCGAGGAAGGTGAAGTGATCGGCGAGCAACCGGTCCATGCCAATGAGGAAGGAGAAGGGAGTGGGGCCGGGCAAGGCTCAAGCAGCCCTCATGAAATCGATGCCAGCGCCTATGATTTGGGCCGCATCCTGACCGAAAAGTTCCAGCTGCCCAACCTCAAGGAAAAAGGCAAAAAACGTTCGCTGACCCGTTATACCTATGACCTGACCGACAAAAACCGCGGTTTCGGCCAGATTCTCGACAAAAAGGCCACCTTACGGCAGATTTTGGAAACCAACATCGGCCTCGGCAACCTCGCGGATATCGATGCCATTGATCCGAGTGAATTCCTGATTGCGCCCAAAGATAAAGTTTACCGGATCCTGTCACGGGAAAAAGACCTGGAATCCCAGGCCGTGGTCTTTTTTATCCGCGATTACTCAGGGTCGATGGTCGGGAACCCGACGGAACTGGTCGTCACTCAGCATATCCTCATCTACAGTTGGCTGCTCTTCCAGTACGCCGGCCAGGTGGAAACCCGCTTTATCCTCCATGACACCGAAGCCAAGGAAGTCGAGGACTTCTATACCTACTACAACTCCCGGGTTGCCGGCGGTACCCAGGTTGCAGCCGGCTACAGTCTGATCAACTCCATTGTCGCCGAAGAAAGCCTGTCCACCGATTACAACATTTACGTTTTCCATGGCACCGACGGGGACGACTGGGACCGGGAAGGGCAACAGGCCATTCTGGAACTGAAAAAAATGCTCGCCTATGCCAATCGGGTCGGCATCACCGTGGCCGAACGCGCCCATGTCGCGCCGGGCACCACTCTGATGGAACTGTACCTGAAACGCTCCGGGCTGCTCAGACAGGCCACCAATTTGCTGCGCCTCGATTCCATGAAGGACGACGCTGCCGAAGAGCGGATTATCGAAGGGATCCGCACCCTGGTCTCGGAATAA